In Metopolophium dirhodum isolate CAU chromosome 5, ASM1992520v1, whole genome shotgun sequence, the sequence caatgttGATACAGTTAATTGTTAATGATTACCTATTacagttttataaaaactttcGATTCTGTTTGTTAAGGTGTTTTTCCACTGTTGACAACAAAAAGGGTGTTTTGGCGTGGTGTCGTCGAAgaattattatggtttattaaaGGCTCGACAAATTCTAAGGAACTGTCTGAAAAAGATGTAAAAGTTTGGGATGCAAACAGCACACGTTCTTATTTAGACTCGATTGGACTTACCAATCGCGAAGAAGGTAATTttgaggtatattattatattaatgtacataTAACAATGATTTCTGAATAATTATGATGaaatataagctataatatatacctatgttacatttgaacataatttaagtttagttatttccatatatataataatagtaagtacataatattatatagtacctttattagttttattaactCAAAATAACTTATTCAGGTGACTTAGGACCTGTTTATGGATTTCAATGGCGACATTACGGTGCTGAGTATGTAGATGTGCATACTGATTACTCAGGAAAAGGCATTGATCAACTTCAAAACGTCATCAATACAATCAAAACTAACCCTGACGATAGACGAATGCTTATGATCGCATGGAATCCATGTGATGTACCTAAAATGGCCTTACCACCGTGTCATTGTCTGGTACAGTTTTTTGTCGCCGATGGCTATCTGTCGTGTCAAATGTACCAACGATCAGCAGACATGGGTCTAGGAGTACCCTTTAATATTGCCAGTTATTCATTACTTACATACATGATAGCCCATGTCACTGGATTAAAAGTAAGTATCAAGTTGTATTTGATACAAATCATTTGAGAAtcttattctaaaaaaaatagttttaatcaaattaaatattaaatcactATAGTCAATTAGTCACTATGAGGTTAGGACGTTTGGTTAGGTTAGTCTATTAGTCAtagatgtaaaaatgtattaatttaatggaccaattatttgtgatttttttaaatgtatatgcaatccataattattagtgttgaTACTTCAATACAACATACCTATTATTGATTGCATTAggatttacttaaataattgtatttaattgtttttaaaaaatattttcttatagcCTGGTGAATTCATTCATACATTGGGCGATAGTCACATCTATCTGAATCATGTTGATGCGCTCAAAATACAACTTCAAAGGAAGCCCAAACAATTCCCCACACTAACTATCAATAGAGAAGTCAAAAGCATAGACGATTTCAATTTTAGTGACTTTACATTAAGTGGTTACGCTCCGTACCCGAAAATATCTATGGACATGGCTGTATAAAGAGGATATAGAGAATGTACATGCATGAAatcaacatatattttaataaaatagtttatattaaataatttaagttgtaTACATGCATACATCATTTTTGTTCAAATTACAGTTGAACAACGTATTACAtagaattgtaaattaaatatttatat encodes:
- the LOC132945281 gene encoding thymidylate synthase, which gives rise to MSDPAVEQSLNNDDEQQYLDHIKKILEKGHKKMDRTRVGTLSLFGIQMRYNLMDGVFPLLTTKRVFWRGVVEELLWFIKGSTNSKELSEKDVKVWDANSTRSYLDSIGLTNREEGDLGPVYGFQWRHYGAEYVDVHTDYSGKGIDQLQNVINTIKTNPDDRRMLMIAWNPCDVPKMALPPCHCLVQFFVADGYLSCQMYQRSADMGLGVPFNIASYSLLTYMIAHVTGLKPGEFIHTLGDSHIYLNHVDALKIQLQRKPKQFPTLTINREVKSIDDFNFSDFTLSGYAPYPKISMDMAV